One window of Saccharopolyspora phatthalungensis genomic DNA carries:
- the rpsP gene encoding 30S ribosomal protein S16, with amino-acid sequence MAVKIKLARIGKIREPHYRIVVADARTRRNGRAIETIGQYHPKENPSGIVVNSERVQYWLGVGAQPTEPVRNILEITGDWQKFKGLPGAEGRLQVAPPKPSKQELFEAALAAAGEEPTTEATTPKKKGAKKAEDTAEEQKSEEGQA; translated from the coding sequence GTGGCTGTGAAGATCAAGCTCGCGCGGATCGGCAAGATCCGCGAGCCGCACTACCGCATCGTCGTCGCCGACGCCCGGACCCGCCGCAACGGCCGGGCCATCGAGACGATCGGGCAGTACCACCCGAAGGAGAACCCGAGCGGCATCGTCGTCAACTCGGAGCGGGTGCAGTACTGGCTGGGCGTCGGCGCGCAGCCGACCGAACCGGTGCGCAACATCCTGGAGATCACCGGCGACTGGCAGAAGTTCAAGGGCCTGCCCGGTGCCGAGGGGCGTCTGCAGGTCGCCCCGCCGAAGCCGAGCAAGCAGGAGCTGTTCGAGGCCGCGCTGGCCGCGGCCGGCGAGGAGCCCACCACCGAGGCCACCACCCCGAAGAAGAAGGGTGCGAAGAAGGCCGAGGACACGGCTGAAGAGCAGAAGTCCGAGGAAGGTCAGGCGTGA
- a CDS encoding RNA-binding protein, whose protein sequence is MTVLADALEHLVRGIVDNPDDVRVQLLTTRRGRTLEVHVNPDDLGKVIGRGGRTATALRTVMSGIGGRGIRVDVVDTDR, encoded by the coding sequence GTGACAGTCCTCGCGGACGCGCTTGAACACCTGGTGCGCGGCATCGTCGACAACCCCGACGATGTCCGCGTACAGCTGCTCACGACCCGGCGCGGTCGCACCCTTGAGGTGCACGTGAACCCGGACGACCTGGGCAAGGTCATCGGTCGCGGTGGGCGCACCGCGACCGCGCTGCGCACTGTGATGTCCGGCATCGGCGGTCGCGGTATCCGGGTCGACGTGGTGGACACCGACCGCTGA